Proteins co-encoded in one Hymenobacter swuensis DY53 genomic window:
- a CDS encoding LOG family protein: MKSVAVYCGASSGTNELFAQQATAMGQTLAQRGFTLVYGGGRVGLMGAVADAVMQHGGRAIGVIPDFLADKELAHTGLTELHIVKSMHERKLLMADLAEGFVAMPGGFGTLEELFEVLTWGQLGLHKKPVALLNVAGFYDHLLRALDHMADEGLLRRENRNQLLSNPDPNGLLDEMLAYQPVALEKWLTPRTT, from the coding sequence ATGAAAAGCGTAGCCGTGTATTGTGGTGCCAGCAGCGGCACCAACGAATTGTTCGCTCAGCAAGCCACTGCCATGGGCCAAACGTTGGCCCAGCGGGGCTTCACGCTGGTGTACGGCGGCGGCCGGGTAGGCCTGATGGGGGCCGTAGCCGATGCCGTGATGCAGCACGGCGGCCGGGCCATCGGCGTAATTCCCGATTTTCTAGCCGATAAGGAGCTGGCGCACACCGGCCTCACGGAGCTGCACATCGTGAAAAGTATGCACGAGCGGAAGTTGCTGATGGCCGACCTGGCCGAGGGCTTCGTGGCTATGCCCGGCGGGTTCGGTACACTGGAGGAGCTGTTTGAGGTGTTGACCTGGGGCCAACTGGGCCTGCACAAAAAGCCTGTGGCCCTACTCAACGTTGCCGGCTTCTACGACCACCTGCTCCGCGCCCTCGACCACATGGCCGATGAAGGCCTGCTCCGCCGCGAAAACCGCAACCAACTCCTCAGCAACCCCGACCCCAACGGCCTGCTTGATGAAATGCTGGCCTACCAGCCCGTAGCACTGGAAAAATGGCTTACCCCGCGCACCACATAA
- a CDS encoding universal stress protein, with protein sequence MATSLLILTDFFQAADAALNYATNLAAPLNARLVLLHVRRDSVLDPEMFTGQLSNLSREAIHLALSSLARDLSVPVVAEIGHGRVAFAVADAVSRHHPALVVLGRHDTSGTPDELVTTTSLDILRTAPYPMLVVPHTIRNPALPHRVLLATDGEEFTLGQFAGTARHLLNALHAELTILHVTPTETAADETSALDSVTRTGLTADLLTLHSRTAVAAQPAEGILQVASEYDIVILIARRRSFLGQLFHHSVTAEVVRRSPVPVLVLPAQE encoded by the coding sequence ATGGCCACTTCCCTGCTGATTCTCACCGACTTTTTTCAGGCCGCCGACGCGGCCCTGAACTATGCCACCAACTTAGCCGCGCCCCTCAATGCTCGCCTGGTGCTGCTGCACGTACGCCGCGACTCGGTGCTGGATCCTGAAATGTTTACCGGGCAGCTTTCCAACCTCAGCCGCGAAGCCATTCATTTGGCCCTGAGCAGCCTGGCCCGCGACCTGTCGGTGCCGGTGGTGGCGGAGATAGGTCACGGACGGGTGGCCTTTGCCGTGGCCGATGCCGTGAGCCGCCACCATCCGGCCCTGGTGGTACTGGGCCGCCACGATACTTCAGGCACGCCCGATGAGCTGGTGACGACTACCTCGCTCGATATTCTGCGCACGGCCCCCTACCCCATGCTGGTAGTGCCGCACACCATACGCAACCCTGCCCTGCCCCACCGCGTGCTGCTGGCTACCGATGGCGAGGAGTTCACGCTGGGCCAGTTTGCCGGCACCGCCCGCCACCTGCTCAACGCCCTACACGCCGAGCTAACCATCCTGCACGTTACGCCCACGGAAACGGCCGCTGACGAGACCTCCGCCCTGGATTCCGTCACGCGCACCGGCCTCACCGCCGACCTGCTCACGCTACATAGCCGCACGGCAGTAGCTGCCCAACCCGCCGAAGGTATTTTACAGGTAGCCTCCGAGTACGACATAGTCATACTCATTGCTCGCCGCCGCAGCTTCCTGGGGCAGCTGTTTCACCATAGTGTTACGGCCGAGGTGGTCCGCCGCAGCCCGGTGCCAGTTCTGGTGCTGCCGGCCCAGGAATAA
- a CDS encoding CPCC family cysteine-rich protein produces MEINAAQLHELQQRRQFFAAYFPKIDCCLNQLKHEAAKLNTCPACGYPTLGERAGYEICSICEWEDDGQDDEAADEIWGGPNGNYSLTQWRRTTAEMLAILTTSSAAHRPEKKLIGLLLNSIQASVRSGHANESNKMIEQIETITLLFEKLRNDQCSGLIKSSPG; encoded by the coding sequence ATGGAAATTAATGCAGCACAATTACACGAGCTTCAACAAAGGCGTCAGTTTTTTGCAGCCTATTTCCCGAAAATCGATTGTTGCTTGAATCAGCTAAAGCATGAAGCAGCGAAGCTGAATACCTGCCCAGCCTGTGGCTATCCGACATTGGGTGAGCGGGCGGGCTATGAAATTTGCTCTATCTGCGAATGGGAAGATGATGGCCAAGACGACGAAGCGGCGGATGAAATCTGGGGCGGCCCCAATGGCAACTACTCACTGACACAGTGGAGACGGACAACGGCTGAAATGCTGGCTATACTGACGACAAGTTCAGCCGCTCATCGGCCTGAAAAGAAGTTAATTGGCTTGCTGTTGAATAGCATTCAGGCTTCGGTGAGGAGTGGCCATGCCAACGAGTCAAATAAAATGATTGAGCAAATAGAAACGATAACGCTATTATTCGAGAAGTTACGCAACGACCAATGTAGTGGCTTGATCAAATCTAGCCCAGGGTAA
- a CDS encoding 3-oxoacyl-ACP synthase III family protein — translation MSKTLYSVITGTGSYLPSRIVKNEEFTTSFFFEADGKPLTKAGAEIVERFAQITDIQERRYAEDDQVASDLAYLAARNLFASCNADPEQLDYILVAHNFGDVSMDNRRSDFVPTLAARVKHKLGIENPKTVAYDLPFGCPGWLQGVIQADYYLRSGDAKRVLVIGAETLSRVCDPHDRDSMIYADGAGAILLEARASDTPIGILAHGTRSDTVQAAHLLRMAVSYNPAYQGAELFLKMEGRKLYEYALKTVPQAIKDTLDKAGLSIEAMSKLLIHQANGKMDEAILKRLYALYDQPTVPAGVMPMTISWLGNSSVATLPTLLDLILKHQLPETTIAAGENLVFASVGAGMNCNAVVYRVPAVK, via the coding sequence ATGAGTAAGACTCTCTATTCTGTCATTACTGGAACAGGCAGTTACCTTCCTTCCCGTATTGTCAAAAACGAAGAATTTACTACTTCGTTCTTTTTTGAGGCCGACGGCAAGCCCCTCACCAAAGCGGGCGCGGAGATTGTAGAGCGTTTCGCCCAAATCACCGATATCCAGGAACGGCGCTACGCCGAAGACGACCAGGTGGCGTCCGATCTGGCTTACCTGGCGGCTCGTAACCTGTTCGCCAGCTGCAACGCCGACCCCGAACAACTGGACTATATTCTGGTGGCCCACAACTTTGGGGACGTATCGATGGACAATCGTCGTTCTGATTTTGTACCCACCCTGGCGGCTCGCGTCAAGCACAAGTTGGGCATCGAGAACCCGAAAACTGTTGCCTACGATCTGCCGTTTGGCTGTCCCGGCTGGCTGCAGGGCGTCATTCAGGCCGATTACTACCTGCGCTCCGGCGACGCGAAGCGGGTGCTGGTGATTGGAGCCGAAACCCTTTCCCGGGTGTGCGACCCCCACGACCGGGACAGCATGATTTACGCCGACGGGGCCGGGGCCATCCTGCTGGAAGCCCGGGCAAGCGATACGCCCATCGGCATTCTGGCTCACGGCACCCGCTCCGATACGGTACAGGCGGCCCATCTGCTGCGCATGGCCGTTTCCTACAATCCCGCGTACCAGGGTGCGGAGCTGTTTCTGAAGATGGAAGGCCGTAAGCTGTATGAATACGCCCTCAAAACCGTCCCGCAGGCCATCAAGGATACGCTTGACAAAGCTGGGCTATCCATCGAAGCCATGAGCAAGTTGCTCATTCACCAAGCCAACGGGAAAATGGACGAGGCCATACTCAAGCGCCTGTACGCCCTCTACGACCAGCCCACTGTGCCCGCCGGCGTAATGCCCATGACCATTTCCTGGTTGGGCAATTCATCGGTAGCCACCCTGCCTACTCTACTGGATCTGATCCTGAAGCACCAGCTGCCGGAAACCACCATTGCTGCCGGCGAGAATCTGGTGTTTGCCTCCGTGGGAGCCGGCATGAATTGCAATGCCGTGGTATACCGCGTGCCGGCGGTGAAATAG
- the argS gene encoding arginine--tRNA ligase, translating to MDYSGHDDSWRKQQLAPGAAGMSAVAGAANPVSARAYARFAASRPVNHCEILIRISLPSVSLFSVQQLEQTLKTALGAAIQAVFGTTVPAAQLTLQPTRKEFAGQFTLVTFPFTKTLGKGPEQIGQALGEWLVANAPLVSGFNVVKGFLNLEIADAEWLKLFTALRRQPAGTPVTTEGPRNVVVEYSSPNTNKPLHLGHLRNNFLGYSVAEILKATGATVSKVNLVNDRGIHICKSMLGYQQFGHAETPESDGIKGDHLVGKYYVLFEKHYREQVAQLVAEGVSEDVAKASAPLMLEARDMLQKWEAGDEEVVSLWRQMNGWVYEGHNATYAAIGVDFDKFYYESGTYLLGKERVQEGLDRGLFYRKEDGSTWVDLTQEGLDQKILLRSDGTSVYLTQDLGTAELKYADFHYDSSIYVIADEQNYHMQVLQATLQKLEKPYAAAIHHLSYGMVDLPTGKMKTREGTVVDADELVREVVEAAKQATLEKGKTEGLSDDELAQLYHMLGLGALKYYLLKVDPKKRMLFNPEESVKLEGDTGPFVQYSHARIATILRKAAEMSISQEADLSALKELPAAAREMVQELGRYQGVVQEAARTFSPAVVAQYAYEVARAYNRFYTEVKIFTEPNETSRSFYVALSAQTGQTIKASLGLLGIQVPERM from the coding sequence TTGGACTACTCCGGCCACGACGACTCATGGCGTAAGCAGCAGCTTGCGCCGGGTGCAGCAGGCATGTCGGCAGTGGCCGGCGCCGCTAACCCGGTCAGTGCCCGCGCTTACGCCCGTTTCGCGGCCAGTCGTCCAGTCAATCATTGCGAAATCCTGATCCGGATTTCCTTACCAAGCGTTTCGCTCTTCTCAGTGCAGCAACTCGAACAAACCCTCAAAACTGCCCTTGGGGCAGCTATTCAGGCCGTATTCGGCACCACCGTGCCCGCCGCTCAGCTTACGTTGCAGCCCACGCGCAAGGAGTTTGCCGGCCAGTTTACGCTCGTCACGTTCCCCTTCACCAAAACCCTGGGCAAAGGTCCCGAGCAGATCGGGCAGGCCCTCGGCGAGTGGCTGGTGGCCAACGCGCCCTTGGTGAGCGGCTTCAACGTGGTGAAAGGCTTCCTGAACCTGGAAATTGCCGATGCCGAGTGGCTGAAGCTGTTCACGGCGCTGCGCCGGCAGCCGGCTGGCACGCCCGTAACTACCGAGGGCCCGCGCAACGTGGTGGTGGAGTACTCCTCGCCCAACACCAACAAGCCCCTGCACCTGGGCCACCTGCGCAACAACTTCCTCGGTTACTCGGTGGCCGAGATTCTGAAGGCCACCGGAGCTACCGTAAGTAAAGTAAACCTGGTTAACGACCGGGGTATCCATATCTGCAAGTCGATGCTGGGCTACCAGCAGTTTGGCCACGCCGAGACGCCTGAAAGTGACGGTATCAAAGGCGACCATCTGGTGGGCAAGTACTACGTGCTGTTCGAGAAGCACTACCGCGAGCAGGTAGCGCAGCTGGTAGCTGAGGGGGTATCCGAGGATGTAGCCAAGGCATCGGCTCCGCTGATGCTGGAAGCCCGGGATATGCTACAGAAATGGGAGGCCGGTGACGAAGAAGTAGTGAGCCTGTGGCGGCAGATGAACGGCTGGGTGTACGAAGGCCACAATGCTACCTATGCCGCTATTGGCGTCGATTTCGACAAGTTTTACTACGAGTCGGGTACGTATCTGCTGGGTAAGGAGCGGGTGCAGGAAGGTTTGGACCGGGGCTTGTTTTACCGAAAAGAAGACGGTTCGACTTGGGTGGACCTGACGCAGGAAGGGCTGGATCAGAAAATCCTGCTCCGTTCTGACGGCACCAGCGTGTACCTCACCCAAGACCTGGGCACAGCCGAACTGAAATACGCCGACTTCCATTACGATTCCAGTATCTACGTCATTGCCGACGAGCAGAATTACCACATGCAGGTACTGCAGGCGACGCTTCAGAAACTGGAAAAACCCTACGCAGCGGCCATTCATCACCTCAGCTACGGCATGGTGGATCTGCCTACGGGCAAAATGAAAACCCGCGAAGGCACCGTAGTAGACGCCGACGAGTTGGTGCGCGAAGTAGTAGAAGCCGCCAAGCAAGCCACCCTCGAAAAAGGCAAAACGGAAGGCCTCTCCGACGACGAGCTGGCTCAACTCTACCATATGCTGGGACTGGGTGCGCTCAAGTACTACCTGCTGAAGGTGGATCCCAAGAAGCGCATGCTCTTCAACCCCGAGGAATCGGTGAAGCTGGAAGGCGACACGGGGCCGTTCGTGCAGTACTCGCACGCCCGGATTGCCACCATCCTGCGCAAGGCCGCCGAAATGAGCATCAGTCAGGAGGCCGACTTGAGCGCATTGAAGGAACTGCCCGCTGCCGCCCGCGAAATGGTGCAGGAGTTAGGCCGCTATCAGGGTGTAGTGCAGGAAGCTGCTCGCACGTTCTCGCCCGCCGTGGTGGCACAGTACGCCTATGAGGTGGCCCGCGCCTACAACCGCTTCTACACTGAAGTGAAAATTTTCACGGAGCCCAACGAAACCAGCCGCTCTTTCTACGTGGCCCTCTCGGCCCAAACCGGCCAGACCATCAAAGCCAGCCTAGGTCTGCTCGGCATCCAGGTGCCCGAGCGGATGTAA
- a CDS encoding HAD family hydrolase, with product MVRTVIFDMDGVIVDTEPVHRYAYFQHFEELGIGVSDAEYATFTGRSTKNVYQHLKDKHSLAHEVGELVLAKREFFNLAFDEKPDLELLDGVRRLIEDLHQHNLELILASSASQSTIDRVMRRFVLGPYFSHLVSGEDFPRSKPDPAIFAHAASLAQSSQAECVVIEDSANGVTAAKAAGLYCIGYNSIHSPLQDLSHADLVVTHFQELTAARIAALETGALEAS from the coding sequence ATGGTCCGCACCGTTATTTTCGACATGGACGGCGTTATAGTGGACACCGAGCCGGTGCATCGCTACGCTTATTTCCAACACTTTGAGGAGCTGGGCATTGGGGTGTCGGATGCTGAGTACGCCACCTTTACCGGCCGCTCCACCAAAAATGTTTATCAGCACCTCAAGGATAAGCATAGCTTGGCGCATGAGGTAGGAGAACTGGTACTGGCCAAGCGCGAGTTCTTCAACCTCGCCTTTGATGAAAAGCCGGATCTGGAGTTGCTCGACGGCGTGCGCCGCCTCATCGAAGACCTGCACCAGCACAACCTGGAGCTGATTCTGGCTTCTTCCGCTTCCCAATCGACAATTGACCGGGTGATGCGCCGGTTTGTGCTGGGGCCGTACTTCTCGCACCTTGTCAGTGGCGAGGATTTTCCGCGCTCCAAGCCCGATCCGGCCATTTTTGCACACGCTGCGTCGCTGGCGCAATCTTCGCAGGCAGAGTGTGTGGTGATAGAAGACTCGGCCAATGGCGTAACGGCCGCCAAAGCTGCCGGCCTCTACTGCATTGGCTACAACAGCATCCACTCGCCTCTGCAGGACCTCAGTCACGCTGACTTAGTCGTGACCCATTTCCAGGAGCTGACGGCTGCCCGTATTGCCGCGCTTGAAACAGGTGCTCTAGAAGCCTCATAG
- a CDS encoding type III PLP-dependent enzyme domain-containing protein — MDTYHDLISQTFDFPTDEFQVQDNELRFHDIDLMALVEKHGTPLRLAYLPKISSQIQRAKEWFRLGIEQTGYQGKYSYAYCTKASHFSFVVEEALKNGVHIETSSWFDTNIIRAMHAKGKVQKDTFIICNGFKTEDYKREITRLINDGFVNCMPILDSPNEVDYYHDNVREKCNVGMRLASDEEPRFQFYTSRLGIRYTDALPLYEQKIKDDPRFELTMLHYFINTGIKDTSYYWSELSRFVHKYCELRKVCPTLTTLDIGGGLPIQTSIQKEYDYPYMIAEVLRTIKRICEEEGVPEPDIFTEFGIFTVGESGATIYSILDEKLQNDKELWYMIDGSFITNLPDTWALNQRFIMLALNGWNKQYKKIQLGGLTCDSQDYYNAEKHIYQVFLPERKPQDAKPLYVGFFHTGAYQESLSGYGGVKHCLIPAPKMVILDRTEDGTLTDRVFAEEQTGESMMKILGYQS, encoded by the coding sequence ATGGATACCTACCACGACCTGATTTCGCAGACGTTCGACTTTCCCACCGATGAGTTTCAGGTACAGGATAACGAGCTGCGCTTCCACGACATTGATTTGATGGCTTTGGTGGAAAAGCACGGCACCCCACTGCGCCTGGCCTACCTACCCAAAATCTCCTCCCAGATTCAGCGGGCCAAGGAGTGGTTCCGTCTCGGCATCGAGCAGACCGGCTACCAGGGCAAGTATTCTTACGCCTACTGCACCAAGGCTTCGCACTTCAGCTTTGTGGTGGAGGAAGCTCTCAAAAACGGCGTCCACATCGAAACGTCCTCCTGGTTTGATACGAATATCATCCGGGCCATGCACGCCAAGGGCAAGGTGCAGAAGGACACGTTCATCATCTGCAACGGTTTCAAAACCGAGGACTACAAGCGCGAAATCACCCGCCTCATCAACGACGGCTTCGTGAACTGCATGCCCATCCTGGACTCGCCCAACGAGGTGGACTACTACCACGACAACGTGCGCGAAAAGTGCAACGTGGGCATGCGCCTGGCTTCCGACGAGGAGCCGCGCTTCCAGTTCTACACCTCCCGCCTGGGCATCCGCTACACCGATGCCCTGCCGCTCTACGAGCAGAAAATTAAGGACGACCCGCGCTTCGAGCTCACGATGCTGCACTACTTCATCAACACTGGCATCAAGGATACCAGCTACTACTGGTCGGAGCTGAGCCGGTTTGTGCATAAGTACTGCGAGCTGCGCAAAGTGTGTCCTACCCTCACCACCCTGGATATCGGCGGCGGCCTGCCCATCCAGACCAGCATTCAGAAGGAGTACGACTACCCTTATATGATTGCCGAGGTGCTGCGCACCATCAAGCGCATCTGTGAGGAGGAAGGCGTGCCGGAGCCGGATATTTTCACCGAGTTCGGCATCTTCACGGTAGGCGAATCCGGGGCCACCATCTACAGCATACTGGACGAGAAGCTGCAGAACGACAAGGAGCTGTGGTACATGATTGACGGCTCATTCATCACCAACCTGCCCGATACCTGGGCCCTGAACCAGCGCTTTATCATGCTGGCCCTCAACGGCTGGAATAAGCAGTACAAGAAAATCCAGCTCGGTGGCCTCACCTGCGACTCACAGGACTACTATAACGCCGAGAAGCACATCTACCAAGTGTTCCTGCCCGAGCGCAAGCCCCAGGACGCCAAGCCGCTGTACGTGGGCTTCTTCCACACCGGCGCTTACCAGGAAAGCCTTTCCGGCTACGGCGGCGTGAAGCACTGCCTGATTCCGGCCCCCAAAATGGTAATTCTGGACCGCACCGAGGACGGCACCCTCACCGACCGGGTATTTGCGGAGGAGCAGACTGGCGAGTCGATGATGAAGATTCTGGGCTATCAGTCCTAA
- a CDS encoding glutathione peroxidase, with product MKSFVLLGALLIGGLSISSRNATPAMTDLTLPVAGTVYDFTVKTIDGKDAKLSQYKGKKLLIVNTASECGYTPQYKELEELHQKYGSKVTVLGFPANNFGGQEPGTNEQIATFCEKNFGVTFPLFSKVSVAGADAAPLFQYLGSKVRNGVTDEKPNWNFCKYLIDEQGHVQGFYPSKVKPLSEELLAAIQK from the coding sequence ATGAAATCCTTTGTTCTGCTGGGCGCGCTGCTTATTGGCGGTCTTTCCATTTCCTCACGTAACGCAACTCCCGCCATGACCGACCTGACCCTCCCCGTTGCTGGCACCGTGTATGATTTTACGGTGAAAACCATTGATGGCAAAGACGCGAAACTGAGCCAATATAAAGGCAAAAAGCTGCTCATTGTAAATACTGCCTCCGAGTGTGGCTACACGCCGCAGTACAAGGAACTGGAAGAGTTACACCAGAAATACGGCAGCAAAGTAACGGTGCTGGGCTTTCCGGCCAATAACTTCGGCGGTCAGGAACCAGGTACTAACGAGCAGATTGCCACTTTCTGTGAGAAAAACTTCGGCGTGACGTTTCCGCTTTTCTCCAAAGTATCCGTGGCTGGTGCCGATGCCGCACCGCTGTTTCAGTACCTGGGCAGCAAAGTCAGAAACGGCGTGACAGACGAAAAGCCGAATTGGAATTTCTGCAAGTATCTCATTGATGAGCAGGGGCATGTGCAGGGCTTCTACCCGTCTAAAGTGAAGCCGCTAAGCGAGGAGTTGCTGGCTGCTATTCAGAAATAA
- a CDS encoding D-glycero-alpha-D-manno-heptose-1,7-bisphosphate 7-phosphatase encodes MTKAVFLDRDGVLNQEIGEYVWEVEKFVVLPGVAESLARLKAAGFHLIVVTNQAGIAKGMYTAAHVAACHQKLQDATGHLIEAFYFAPGHPSVSESLARKPGSLMLEKALARFRLEPAHCWMVGDRLRDMEAGHRVGVRGILVGPEAQAGYQPHVADLAAATDLILAAQ; translated from the coding sequence ATGACCAAAGCAGTATTTCTGGACCGGGACGGGGTGTTGAACCAGGAGATAGGGGAGTACGTGTGGGAGGTGGAAAAATTTGTGGTGCTGCCCGGCGTAGCCGAAAGCCTGGCCCGGCTGAAGGCGGCCGGCTTTCACCTCATCGTGGTAACTAACCAAGCCGGTATTGCCAAGGGTATGTACACGGCGGCGCACGTGGCGGCCTGCCACCAGAAGCTGCAGGACGCCACCGGCCACCTCATCGAGGCGTTTTACTTCGCGCCAGGCCACCCCAGCGTATCGGAGTCGCTGGCGCGGAAGCCGGGGTCGTTGATGCTGGAAAAGGCCCTAGCTCGCTTTCGGTTGGAGCCGGCCCACTGCTGGATGGTGGGCGACCGGCTGCGCGATATGGAAGCCGGGCACCGCGTGGGCGTGCGCGGCATTCTGGTGGGACCGGAGGCCCAAGCCGGCTACCAGCCCCACGTAGCCGATCTGGCGGCGGCCACTGACCTGATTCTGGCTGCTCAGTAG
- a CDS encoding 1,4-dihydroxy-2-naphthoate polyprenyltransferase yields the protein MATSSPAAPAPASPAKAWISAFRPRTLPLALASIMAGGFLAASNGYFRGSVVGLAALTTILLQILSNLANDYGDSQNGADSVHREGPQRAVQSGAITPAQMKKGMGLFGALSLLSGLLLLWVALGTAGAWIFLAFFVLGLSAIWAAVNYTAGSKPYGYAGLGDVSVFVFFGLVGVCGTYFLQAGTLPLSVLLPAAALGCFATAVLNVNNIRDIRSDALAGKITIPVRLGPQRARVYHVVLLTAGLVCAVLYVLLTYRSPWQWLFLQSAPLLVRNAAAVWQRQDSMQLDPLLKQMALTTLVFTLLFGLGQVV from the coding sequence ATGGCAACTTCTTCTCCCGCCGCTCCCGCACCAGCTAGCCCCGCCAAAGCCTGGATTTCGGCGTTTCGGCCGCGCACGTTGCCGCTGGCGCTGGCCAGCATCATGGCCGGCGGCTTCCTGGCCGCCAGCAACGGCTACTTTCGGGGCAGCGTAGTCGGGCTGGCCGCCCTGACGACCATTCTGCTGCAAATCCTGAGCAACCTAGCCAACGACTACGGCGACTCGCAGAACGGGGCCGACAGCGTGCACCGCGAGGGGCCGCAACGGGCCGTGCAAAGCGGCGCCATCACGCCAGCGCAGATGAAGAAGGGCATGGGCCTGTTTGGGGCGCTTTCTTTGCTGAGCGGGCTGCTGCTACTGTGGGTGGCCCTGGGCACGGCCGGCGCCTGGATTTTCCTGGCCTTTTTCGTGCTGGGCCTTTCGGCTATCTGGGCGGCGGTGAACTATACGGCCGGCTCCAAACCGTATGGCTACGCCGGACTGGGCGACGTGTCGGTGTTCGTGTTTTTCGGGCTGGTGGGCGTGTGCGGCACGTATTTTCTGCAGGCTGGCACGCTGCCGCTGTCGGTGCTGCTGCCCGCCGCCGCGCTGGGCTGCTTCGCTACGGCCGTACTCAACGTGAACAACATCCGTGACATTCGCTCCGATGCGCTGGCCGGCAAAATCACCATTCCGGTGCGCCTGGGGCCGCAGCGGGCCCGCGTGTATCACGTGGTGCTACTCACGGCCGGCCTGGTATGCGCCGTGCTCTACGTGCTGCTTACCTACCGCTCACCCTGGCAGTGGCTGTTTCTGCAGAGCGCCCCGTTGCTGGTGCGCAACGCCGCCGCCGTGTGGCAGCGCCAGGATTCCATGCAGCTCGACCCGCTGCTCAAGCAAATGGCCCTCACCACGCTGGTGTTCACGCTGCTGTTCGGGCTGGGGCAGGTGGTGTAA
- a CDS encoding YbaY family lipoprotein, which translates to MKTLHSLVFSLPILLASCTASPSSTAPPAAATGEPATAAAAPDSVTGTITYRNRMALPPTAVVRVVLQDVSLQDVAATVLDSVTIRPNGRQVPFAFALRYDPALIKMSNTYTVQARITDGGRLLYLNDEAYPVITGNHPKQVELVLRPVQ; encoded by the coding sequence ATGAAAACGCTCCATAGCCTGGTGTTCAGCCTGCCCATCCTGCTGGCCAGCTGCACTGCCTCTCCGTCGTCTACTGCCCCGCCAGCTGCCGCCACTGGAGAGCCGGCCACCGCTGCTGCTGCCCCGGATTCCGTGACGGGCACCATTACCTACCGCAACCGCATGGCGCTGCCGCCCACGGCCGTGGTGCGGGTGGTGCTGCAGGATGTCTCGCTGCAGGATGTGGCCGCTACGGTGCTGGATTCCGTGACCATTCGGCCCAACGGACGGCAGGTGCCGTTTGCCTTTGCGCTGCGCTATGATCCGGCCCTGATCAAGATGAGCAACACTTACACCGTGCAGGCCCGCATTACCGACGGCGGCCGGCTGCTGTACCTGAACGACGAGGCCTACCCCGTCATCACCGGCAACCATCCCAAGCAGGTAGAACTGGTGCTGCGGCCAGTGCAGTAG
- a CDS encoding arginase — protein sequence MRRIKLLEVRSELGAGTRGASLGVDALKVACLNKGSDYFRRFNSVSVPDLNHVLFEKNHFPKAKHIDSIYTVQKGIASTVEQTLRFGEFPLVLAGDHSNASATIAGIKAAYPHKTLGVVWVDAHADIHSPYTTPSGNMHGMPLAISLGDDNRECQRNQPEPETEFFWQKLKNLGEAGPKVTPEHLVYVVVRDTEHEEDAIIERLGIKNYKLAEVKEKGTRQVAREIYERLRFCDMVYISFDVDSLDSRFSKGTGTPVVDGLNVEEAISLCRALLDNDRVVCFEMVEINPTLDSENTMAQNAFDILEAATDAIQRRLRLEEVVSR from the coding sequence ATGCGACGCATTAAGCTTCTGGAAGTCCGTTCCGAACTCGGGGCCGGAACCCGTGGCGCCAGCTTGGGCGTGGATGCCCTCAAGGTGGCCTGCCTCAACAAAGGGTCCGACTACTTCCGCCGGTTCAATTCGGTGAGTGTGCCCGATCTGAACCACGTGCTCTTCGAGAAAAACCACTTTCCGAAGGCCAAGCACATCGATTCCATTTACACGGTGCAAAAGGGCATTGCCAGCACCGTAGAGCAAACCCTACGCTTCGGGGAGTTTCCGCTGGTACTGGCCGGCGACCATAGCAACGCCTCCGCCACTATTGCGGGCATTAAGGCGGCTTATCCGCACAAAACGCTAGGCGTCGTGTGGGTAGATGCCCACGCCGACATTCACTCGCCCTATACCACGCCCTCGGGTAATATGCATGGTATGCCGCTGGCTATTTCGCTGGGTGATGATAACCGCGAGTGTCAGCGCAATCAGCCCGAGCCCGAAACCGAGTTCTTCTGGCAGAAGCTCAAAAACCTGGGCGAAGCCGGCCCCAAAGTCACGCCCGAGCACTTGGTATACGTGGTGGTGCGCGACACCGAGCACGAGGAGGATGCCATCATCGAGCGGCTGGGCATCAAGAACTACAAGCTGGCCGAGGTGAAGGAGAAGGGTACCCGCCAGGTAGCCCGCGAGATTTATGAGCGGCTCCGCTTCTGCGACATGGTGTACATCAGCTTCGATGTGGACTCCTTAGATTCGCGCTTCAGCAAAGGTACCGGCACGCCCGTAGTGGATGGCCTGAACGTGGAGGAAGCCATCAGTCTGTGCCGCGCCTTGCTGGATAACGACCGGGTAGTGTGCTTCGAGATGGTGGAAATCAACCCTACGCTAGACTCCGAAAACACCATGGCTCAGAACGCCTTTGACATCCTGGAAGCCGCCACCGATGCTATTCAACGCCGCCTGCGGCTGGAGGAAGTGGTAAGCCGATAG